In Cryptococcus gattii WM276 chromosome N, complete sequence, a single window of DNA contains:
- a CDS encoding Acyl-CoA oxidase, putative (Similar to TIGR gene model, INSD accession AAW47115.1): MLSRVLRNNSRLLRPTAASLRFRALSTTPARLNVQEITRPAIDTPLSLWNFTEEENMLRETVRRFAQDVIGPKVREMDEKEIMDPAIIQGLFDNGLMGIETSADLSGSECSFTSAIIAVEELARVDPSVAVLCDVHNTLVNTVIRLYGSPEIQQKWLPDLATCKVGSFCLSEPSAGSDAFALQTTAKLDSSGDFYVLNGSKMWISNSAEAETFLVFANVDPSKGYKGITCFIMSKDMGVEIAKKEAKLGIRASSTCLLNFDDVKIPKENIVGEIGKGYKIAIEILNEGRIGIAAQMIGLAQGAFDKSLEYAYQRKQFGKPVGEFQGMGFQFAEVATEIEAARLLTYNAARLKEEGRPFTKEAAMAKYYASVIAQKAAGSAIEWAGGQGFVREVGLEKYWRDSKIGAIYEGTNNIQLDTIAKFLRTCY, from the exons ATGCTCTCTCGTGTACTCCGTAATAACTCTCGTCTTCTGAGGCCAACAGCCGCGTCCCTCCGTTTCCGTGCGCTTTCTACCACGCCGGCCAGGCTTAATGTCCAGGAAATCACTCGTCCAGCGATTGATAcacctctttctctctGGAACTTCacagaggaagagaatATGCTTCGAGAGACCGTGAGGCGCTTTGCTCAGGATGTGATTGGGCCAAAAGTACGGGAAATGGACGAAAAGGAAATAATGGACCCGGCAATCATCCAGGGATTGTTCGACAATGGC TTGATGGGAATCGAGACGTCGGCTGACCTCAGCGGCTCCGAGTGCTCGTTCACGTCTGCCATCATTGCAGTCGAG GAACTCGCACGTGTCGATCCCTCTGTAGCAGTGTTATGTGACGTGCACAACACCCTCGTCAATACAGTCATTCGTCTGTATGGTAGTCCTGAAATTCAACAAAAGTGGCTTCCAGACCTTGCTACTTGCAAG GTCGGATCTTTTTGTCTTTCAGAACCCAGCGCGGGATCGGATGCTTTTGCCCTTCAGACCACGGCCAAGTTGGATTCTAGCGGAGACTTCTATGTGCTCAACGGAAGCAAAAT GTGGATTTCCAACTCTGCGGAGGCCGAGACATTCTTGGTGTTTGCCAATGTAGATCCTTCAAAGGGGTATAAGGGAATTACCTGTTTCATTATGAGCAAAGATATGGGTGTTGAGATTGCGAAAAAGGAGGCGAAG CTTGGTATCCGAGCATCTTCAACTTGTCTTCTCAATTTCGACGATGTCAAAATCCCCAAAGAGAACATTGTTGGTGAAATCGGTAAAGGTTATAAG ATTGCCATTGAGATCCTCAACGAAGGACGCATTGGTATCGCAGCTCAAATGATCGGTCTTGCTCAAGGCGCTTTCGACAAGAGTCTCGAGTACGCCTACCAACGCAAGCAATTCGGAAAGCCCGTTGGAGAGTTCCAGGGAATGGGTTTCCAGTTCGCAGAAGTGGCTACTGAGATTGAAGCAGCACGGCTCTTGACTTACAATGCCGCGAGACTCAAG gaggaaggaaggcCGTTCACAAAGGAAGCCGCCATGGCCAAGTACTATGCTTCTGTTATCGCACAGAAGGCAGCTGGATCTGCCATCGAGTGGGCTGGTGGCCAGGGATTCGTTCGCGAGGTTGGCCTTGAAAAGTACTGGCGAGACTCCAAGATCGGTGCCATTTACGAAGGTACAAACAACATCCAGCTTGATACTATTGCTAAGTTTTTGCGTACGTGTTATTGA
- a CDS encoding Acetate kinase, putative (Similar to TIGR gene model, INSD accession AAW47117.1), whose amino-acid sequence MLDKTEYLLAINCGSSSIKGKLFAIPSFELLANLAVTNISSSDERIKIKITWEEGKGKDSEEESDYGDKIRYASLVPTLLDHLTNSTHVKKEEIKYVCHRVVHGGTHDKGIRVVKGHEEGLAEMDKLSEFAPLHNHRAVLAVKSCLDALPHHTSLLLFDTIFHQTIAPEVYTYALPPADTELSMPLRKYGFHGLSYASIVQSLAEHLKKPSNQVNVVVAHLGSGSSSCCIKNGKSIDTSMGLTPLEGLLGGTRSGTIDPTAIFHHTKDAASDANVGDFTVSKAEIILNKNSGLKALAGTTNFGHIIQNLDPSKCSKEDHEKAKLTYAVYLDRLLNFVAQYLFKLLSEIPIESIDGLVFSGGIGEKGAELRRDVLKKLAWLGAEVNEEANNSNNGGIVRSITKEGSKLKGWVVETDEEGWMAEMAKVEFGF is encoded by the exons ATGCTCGATAAGACTGAATATCTTCTTGCCATCAATTGTGGTTCTTCGTCAATCAAGGGAAAGCTCTTCGCAATCCCGAGTTTTGAGCTCCTTGCCAACCTAGCAGTGACCAATATCAGCTCCAGTGACGAACGGATCAAGATCAAAATCACTTGGGAAGAGGGCAAGGGTAAAGATTCAGAGGAAGAATCAGATTACGGTGACAAGATCAGAT ATGCCTCATTGGTCCCCACCCTGTTGGATCACCTCACAAACTCGACGCATGtaaagaaggaggagattAAATATGTGTGCCATAGAGT TGTTCACGGCGGCACGCATGATAAAGGCATTCGAGTCGTCAAAGGGCACGAAGAAGGCCTTGCCGAGATGGATAAATTGTCTGAGTTTGCCCCTTTGCAT AATCATCGAGCCGTTTTGGCTGTCAAGTCATGTTTAGATGCCCTGCCTCACCATACCTCTTTACTGCTCTTCGATACCATTTTCCAC CAAACTATTGCGCCGGAAGTTTACACTTACGCTCTTCCTCCCGCTGACACCGAGTTGTCTATGCCATTGCGCAAG TATGGATTCCATGGTCTCTCCTATGCTTCAATTGTCCAATCTCTCGCAGAGCACCTCAAGAAGCCATCTAATCAAGTGAATGTGGTCGTAGCTCATTTGGGTAGCGGATCTTCTTCATGCTGCATTAAAAATGGTAAATCTATCGATACCA GTATGGGACTTACTCCGCTCGAGGGATTACTGGGTGGTACCAGGTCTGGTACCATTGATCCTACGGCTATCTTCCATCATACCAAAGATGCGGCTTCTGATGCCAATGTTGGTGACTTTACCGTCTCTAAAGCCGAAATCATCTTAAACAA AAACTCGGGTTTGAAAGCCTTGGCCGGTACTACAAATTTTGGTCACATCATTCAAAACCTCGATCCTTCTAAATGCTCCAAAGAAGATCACGAGAAGGCTAAACTCACTTATGCCGTGTACTTGGACCGTCTCCTCAATTTTGTCGCTCAGTACCTTTTCAAGCTCCTCTCTGAAATCCCTATCGAATCCATCGATGGTTTGGTGTTCTCGGGGGGTATTGGAGAGAAGGGTGCGGAGCTTAGACGGGATGTACTCAAGAAGCTAGCATGGTTAGGCGCCGAGGTAAATGAGGAGGCAAACAACTCAAATAATGGCGGTATTGTTAGATCCATTACCAAGGAGGGTAGCAAGCTCAAAGGGTGGGTGGTGGAGACTGATGAGGAGGGCTGGATGGCGGAGATGGCGAAGGTAGAATTTGGGTTTTAG
- a CDS encoding AMP binding protein, putative (Similar to TIGR gene model, INSD accession AAW47120.1), which translates to MTPRPEQIYVSHIPSPQLPRCSVFEFLFPKSKQYNYFPAPASDPSGVKKAFIDGLTGNAVTREQVEEQALALAGGLKKLGVKTGEVACLFGMNSLEWINALFGCQALGVITSPANYAYTPPELLHQVKDSTSQTIFVQPDLLPVLKEALKLDPTCNISESKIILFCPKEKKPADLKHLKCTEDLWDLGKGIDGRAQWEEDVEKKTAYLCYSSGTTGKAKGVETSHHNMTSQIQAVRCSFEPMTEKDVVLGILPCSHIYGLTMNLHHALSTNGTVVILPKFEEKTVLEVIQRYKVTFSLIVPPMMIALLHSSLVSNYDISSIRGFQSGAAPLSADLINAFESRFPHILITQGYGLTETTPVSHVMTLDESRHHPGAIGRVIPTYQARLVDADSGRDVEIGERGELWLKGPSVMKGYWRNEEATRNAFDDGWFKTGDVAIVDDRKYFTIVDRVKELIKYKGFQVPPAELEALLLGHPNVADVGVIGVYDKSQATELPRAYIVPKGGLGSLSSSDREELSKQIHDWAAKKVANHKKLRGGVIPIEAIPKSPSGKILRKDLRLLSIKEQEEHVKATRGAKL; encoded by the exons ATGACACCTCGACCAGAGCAAATTTATGTCTCTCACATCCCATCACCTCAATTACCCCGCTGCTCTGTTTTCGaattcctcttccccaaGTCAAAACAATACAACTACTTCCCTGCCCCCGCGTCCGACCCATCAGGAGTGAAGAAAGCGTTTATTGATGGACTTACGGGTAATGCAGTCACAAGAGAACAAGTCGAGGAGCAGGCGCTTGCATTGGCTGGCGGCCTCAAGAAGCTCGGCGTAAAGACGGGCGAAGTTGCCTGTCTCTTTGGGATGAATAGTTTGGAATGGATTAATGCCCTTTTTGGTTGTCAAGCATTAGGTGTCATTACTTCTCCTGCAAACTATGCCTA TACGCCTCCTGAGCTCTTACACCAGGTTAAAGACTCAACTTCGCAAACCATTTTCGTTCAGCCCGATTTATTACCAGTCTTAAAGGAGGCGTTGAAGTTGGACCCTACTTGCAACATCTCCGAGTCTAAAATCATCCTTTTTTGCCCTAAAGAGAAGAAGCCAGCCGATCTCAAACATCTCAAATGTACCGAGGATCTCTGGGACCTGGGTAAAGGTATTGATGGACGAGCACAGTGGGAAGAGGAcgtggagaagaagacagCATATCTTTGCTATTCTAGTGGGACTACTGGTAAGGCGAAGGGAGTTGAGACAAGTCATCACAACATGACTAGTCAG ATTCAAGCAGTTCGATGCTCATTCGAACCAATGACCGAGAAAGATGTCGTCCTTGGCATCCTGCCTTGCAGTCACATCTAC GGTCTGACTAT GAATCTCCATCATGCCCTGTCCACCAATGGTACTGTAGTCATTCTTCCAAAATTCGAAGAGAAAACTGTGCTTGAGGTTATCCAACGA TACAAAGTGACTTTCAGCCTTATCGTGCCGCCTATGATGattgctcttcttcattcttcGCTCGTCTCCAATTATGATATCTCCTCGATCCGGGGCTTCCAGTCTGGTGCTGCTCCTCTCTCAGCCGACTTGATTAACGCGTTCGAATCAAGATTCCCTCACATCCTAATCACTCAAGGGTATGGTCTGACGGAAACCACCCCCGTCTCCCATGTGATGACCCTTGATGAATCTCGGCACCACCCCGGTGCCATTGGCCGAGTGATTCCCACGTATCAGGCAAGATTAGTCGACGCTGATAGCGGTAGAGATGTAGAAATTGGTGAGCGAGGAGAGCTCTGGTTAAAAGGGCCATCTGTTATGAAAGGCTACTGGAGGAATGAGGAAGCCACAAGGAATGCTTTTGATGATGGATGGTTCAAGACCGGCGATGTTGCTATAGTGGACGACCGAAAATATTTTAC TATTGTGGACAGAGTAAAGGAACTTATCAAATACAAAGGCTTCCAAGTACCGCCGGCGGAGCTTGAGGCCCTCCTTCTTGGCCATCCCAACGTTGCGGACGTCGGTGTAATTGGTGTCTACGATAAGTCACAAGCTACTGAACTTCCTCG TGCCTACATAGTACCCAAAGGCGGTCTTGGTTCCCTTTCTTCGTCGGACCGCGAGGAACTTTCCAAACAAATCCATGATTGGGCCGCTAAGAAGGTCGCCAATCATAAAAAGTTACGTGGAGGTGTTATACCTATTGAGGCAATTCCTAAGAGCCCTAGTGGTAAGATTCTGAGAAAAGACCTAAGATTATTGTCGATCAAGGAGCAGGAGGAGCACGTGAAAGCTACAAGGGGAGCGAAGCTCTAA
- a CDS encoding DNA repair protein Rad35, putative (Similar to TIGR gene model, INSD accession AAW47122.1), with protein sequence MSVVPSKPETRQQAKTKAAGRDDPKDIFSQWRKGINPMGSKTPVANREVLATLRANVASHNRQTSSNNAKPLAQDPGTPESRSLFTADQAKTANILEKRPSTNAYATSASKRARVNTEREATVGKTSKAEEERWTAKWIKVFPSLVFYFEIGAEEGSGKSLKGRVLKMGARVEQFFSTRVTHIIVKGGTTPQKPIKSVSQSRRAADAAKNPFLDGSKSTDLISKAEELQMKVWTVKKLSDILSRIAPIESLTNKDSLTTLLEDERIHGTRERDVTAPRPDYYYFKPGSKYLLIEDATGKHRTIMVKEYSSNQRDGSEWPTLFDSFLRISSSNQTMVPVNKIRDRAWKLYAEREPFEGEQPRELKRSASLHNLPSTPRLPDLPDAQPYQDASGNSVVITSNIASTSTPNTPIIAGGLPTLGSNKDRAIMQMSKRVQVLKGNARLAAAKRQGQSSSLPPAGTSAPNTIPERRRSMGQVELTKTFLPQEQVIRMLQQTREPIHDPTITVAERIRNREKVEMGLKGREQDTASGYCENCRLKYSDLSVHIASKKHRRFAENDANFASLDRLLISLQRPLHPSLLESSLSPCDGPHTDDADCWRCNPMLGGDSGDEMADGMGDMETDDILDKAVKLTCDVVRQEYVDGARDSPQSQWGEDEDE encoded by the exons ATGTCCGTGGTCCCTTCCAAGCCTGAGACGCGCCAACAGGCAAAAACCAAAGCGGCTGGGAGGGATGATCCAAAGGACATATTTAGTCAGTGGAGAAAGGGTATTAACCCCATGGGTTCAAAAACGCCTGTCGCCAACAGGGAAGTCCTCGCCACGTTGAGAGCCAACGTTGCGAGTCATAATCGCCAGACCAGTAGTAATAACGCTAAGCCGCTTGCACAGGATCCAGGCACTCCTGAATCTAGATCGCTTTTCACTGCTGATCAAGCAAAGACTGCAAACATACTTGAGAAGCGGCCGTCTACAAATGCCTATGCGACATCGGCGTCGAAGCGTGCTAGGGTTAATACAGAGCGTGAAGCGACCGTTGGGAAAACGAGTAAGGCCGAGGAGGAGAGGTGGACGGCGAAATGGATCAAGGTCTTCCCGTCATTGGTGTTTTACTTTGAGATAGGTGCGGAGGAAGGATCAGGAAAGTCCTTGAAAGGCCGAGTCTTAAAGATGGGAGCA AGGGTGGAGCAGTTTTTTTCGACGCGAGTCACTCACATTATCGTGAAGGGCGGCACCACACCTCAAAAGCCGATCAAGAGTGTCAGCCAATCCCGCCGAGCCGCCGATGCTGCCAAAAATCCTTTCCTGGACGGCTCAAAATCGACAGACTTGATCAGCAAGGCAGAAGAGCTGCAAATGAAGGTATGGACCGTAAAAA AATTGTCTGATATCCTTTCGCGCATCGCACCTATCGAGTCATTGACCAACAAAGATTCCCTGACAACTCTTCTTGAGGATGAACGTATACATGGCACTCGCGAGCGTGATGTAACTGCTCCACGGCCCGACTATTACTACTTTAAGCCGGGAAGCAAGTATCTCCTTATTGAGGACGCGACGGGCAAGCACCGTACGATCATGGTGAAAGAGTATTCTAGTAATCAGAGAGATGGTAGCGAGTGGCCGACACTATTCGATAGCTTTCTGCGCATATCATCATCCAATCAAACTATGGTACCGGTCAACAAGATCCGAGATAGAGCGTGGAAGTTGTATGCGGAACGAGAACCTTTCGAAGGCGAGCAGCCGCGAGAACTCAAACGTTCTGCGTCATTACACAACTTGCCATCCACTCCTCGACTTCCTGATTTACCTGATGCCCAACCTTATCAAGATGCATCTGGAAACAGTGTTGTTATCACCTCCAACATTGCATCTACCTCCACTCCCAATACACCTATCATCGCTGGCGGTCTTCCTACTTTGGGCTCCAACAAAGATCGTGCCATTATGCAGATGTCCAAGCGCGTTCAGGTTTTGAAAGGTAATGCTCGTCTGGCGGCTGCCAAAAGACAGGGTCAGAGCTCGAGTTTGCCTCCTGCGGGTACTTCAGCACCGAACACTATCCCTGAGCGCCGCCGCAGTATGGGTCAGGTCGAACTCACCAAAACTTTCTTGCCTCAAGAACAAGTCATCAGAATGCTTCAGCAGACGAGGGAGCCTATCCATGATCCTACTATCACTGTAGCGGAGCGTATAAGGAACAGGGAAAAGGTTGAAATGGGATTGAAGGGTAGAGAACAAGATACCGCATCGGGATACTGTGAGAATTGTCGACTGAAGTATTCTGACTTATCAGTC CACATTGCCTCCAAGAAACATCGGCGATTCGCTGAGAATGACGCAAATTTTGCCAGTCTCGACAGACTCTTGATATCGCTTCAGCGCCCTCTACATCCGTCTTTGCTCGAGTCCTCATTGTCCCCCTGTGACGGGCCACACACAGATGATGCCGACTGTTGGAGATGCAATCCTATGCTTGGAGGAGATTCTGGGGACGAGATGGCTGATGGAATGGGTGACATGGAGACTGATGACATCTTGGATAAAGCCGTCAAGTTGACTTGCGACGTCGTGCGTCAAGAATATGTTGATGGGGCACGGGATAGTCCACAGAGTCAGTGGggcgaagatgaagacgagTAA
- a CDS encoding Hypothetical protein (Similar to TIGR gene model, INSD accession AAW47124.1; CNN01610) yields MSHYNPYSSGQPSRSPYDYRYTPTPTPPPPPPGSYRPYDPYPTENRRYPYDNPPPPPLSAQRGPYDDHYDPYQPSASAYQAPAPAPPPIGVPMNYSLNLPLPSQPQSIAPRQPVRPSPPRNAPYTSRPISGPPASTPPPQSSTELTILTPPTTVSVAGHTTAVYILPPSHLPITKYVAVNREDAIELHHRLTSSHSTVWYTAACTRAGEAWSTATEWNTKENQSGKKMRGMVPGGEAIDGELAGICKAVEGFQELLHQSIRNGTPINSELVIFCDSQAAIVAIDTSSHHEALRFDHLWREICTEFLYAHITLVWIPRDSNVEGYVLTHKIAVVAAGNSYTKRRKERALPEQYVRMGAGDAEKPASVVAGPWQRGDADPSRRKAAFERPRPRPEPVKMATPTTTTAMTTTAPAPAAPPVSAIASLPRPTSSPSIPIPPIPAFSLAPPLPTSLTTIAQLPVPSAPIDNSPSVQVLETVGGHVETPADAPGQDFDLDDEITPRPNSIFVTNVTVDIFHFSPSHPRFANVTYFDPSSGLAACQNLNGQSVKHKLDTFDPSFLKEYEEDLQVWRDCEQALTVLPHEPPEPLPSLVEVLFPDLHGWVKAMERKKKAVKDEKQEAQEAKEAEAEAEAKAEEEREEAEVGAELGVEDRKREREEGADDKATFFIDSHMTSSPSLAKRMRLEVADVTDVQAQLSSAHTPNDEQAASIEGVTIGTGTGTNDGSSGSQVPYNTKDQNEEQNQNTTNVASTSADASSEKKDGEATHQPQSQGINVDVSSTAVIGSDKKQAKNDDDNNNNNDVTTPLSSALSSILTRPLSLPDNPFASLQKSLSALPPTPFTATTPSFQTQVETQPPLTNNLPPPITLPTHIPPPPEYPIKLSPETLRLQINIVLDSLLKLNNNNWIAHSCLIAQSIDRLRLSLEDDLGVAEECEGQSKEFERVLTGRGYTISKIDAFVIKVLNVLDGIAAAEETKKEGEEGEGERSTQALAEKLQKLLEPFPVQTKETMESAGKMMEYLRRGKEFQEKKRLDWERRVKVMEGMAKVGDVVGGVVRYLLTEA; encoded by the exons ATGAGCCATTACAATCCATACAGCTCGGGCCAGCCATCCCGCTCCCCATACGACTACAGATACACCCCGACCCCAACACCGCCCCCGCCCCCACCAGGAAGCTATCGCCCCTACGACCCGTATCCCACAGAGAACAGACGGTACCCGTACGACAAccctccaccaccaccactATCGGCCCAAAGAGGTCCTTACGATGACCATTACGATCCCTATCAACCTTCAGCTAGTGCCTATCAAGCACCAGCACCGGCACCACCGCCCATTGGGGTACCTATGAATTACAGTCTCAACTtacctcttccctctcaACCGCAATCGATCGCTCCCCGGCAGCCTGTTCGTCCATCCCCACCGAGGAATGCACCATATACTTCTCGACCGATATCCGGTCCCCCGGCGTCGACTCCACCTCCACAATCATCTACGGAGCTGACCATCTTGACACCACCTACTACCGTCTCTGTGGCCGGGCATACCACCGCAGTGTACATCCTTCCGCCGAGTCATTTGCCTATAACCAAATACGTCGCTGTCAACCGGGAGGATGCGATCGAGCTCCATCACCGTTTAACCTCATCCCATTCGACAGTATGGTATACCGCGGCATGCACCCGAGCCGGGGAAGCTTGGTCCACAGCGACAGAGTGGAATACGAAAGAGAACCAATCAGgcaagaagatgagggGTATGGTCCCGGGTGGTGAAGCGATCGATGGGGAACTCGCAGGGATCTGTAAAGCGGTCGAAGGGTTTCAAGAGCTTTTACACCAGTCTATCCGGAATGGGACGCCTATCAATAGCGAGCTAGTCATCTTTTGTGATTCCCAAGCGGCCATTGTCGCGATCGACACGTCTTCCCACCATGAAGCATTGCGATTCGACCATCTTTGGCGGGAAATCTGTACCGAATTCTTATACGCCCACATCACCCTCGTCTGGATTCCCCGCGATTCCAACGTGGAAGGGTACGTTCTCACCCATAAAATTGCAGTGGTTGCCGCGGGGAACTCGTACACCAAACGACGGAAAGAGAGGGCATTGCCGGAGCAGTATGTGAGGATGGGTGCTGGGGATGCGGAGAAGCCGGCGAGTGTGGTAGCCGGACCGTGGCAGAGGGGTGATGCGGATCCTTCGAGGAGGAAAGCGGCTTTTGAGAGGCCAAGGCCAAGACCTGAGCCTGTGAAGATGGCGACAccgacgacgacgacggCGATGACGACAACGGCTCCTGCACCCGCCGCACCGCCTGTGTCTGCAATTGCATCGTTACCGCGCCCCACATCATCGCCCTCAATACCTATCCCCCCTATCCCTGCCTTCAGCCTTGCACCCCCACTACCTACATCGCTGACAACTATCGCCCAATTACCTGTGCCTTCAGCTCCTATCGATAACAGCCCGTCAGTACAAGTGCTTGAGACGGTCGGTGGGCATGTTGAGACTCCTGCAGACGCTCCCGGCCAGGACTTTGATCTTGACGATGAAATCACTCCCCGGCCAAACTCGATCTTTGTCACCAA CGTGACTGTCGACATCTTCCATTTCAGCCCTTCTCACCCCCGGTTCGCAAACGTCACCTACTTTGACCCCTCTTCCGGCCTCGCAGCATGCCAAAACCTGAACGGCCAATCGGTGAAACACAAGCTCGACACGTTTGACCCATCGTTCCTCAAAGAGTACGAGGAGGATCTGCAAGTGTGGCGTGATTGTGAACAAGCCCTGACCGTGTTACCGCACGAACCCCCCGAACCGCTACCGTCATTGGTGGAGGTGTTGTTCCCAGATTTACATGGTTGGGTCAAGGCAatggagaggaagaagaaggcggTGAAGGACGAGAAGCAGGAAGCACAAGAGGCTAAAGAAGCGGAGGCGGAGGCGGAAGCAaaggcggaggaggagcgGGAAGAGGCAGAGGTGGGTGCGGAGCTTGGGGTGGAGGACCgaaagagggagagggaagaaggggcGGATGAT AAAGCGACTTTTTTTATTGACAGTCATATGACCAGCTCTCCGTCGCTGGCGAAACGCATGCGTCTCGAGGTCGCAGACGTCACGGACGTTCAAGCTCAACTGTCGTCTGCACACACTCCTAATGACGAACAAGCAGCTTCAATAGAGGGTGTGACGATCGGAACCGGTACCGGTACTAACGATGGTTCGTCTGGCTCACAGGTCCCCTACAATACCAAAGACCAGAACGAGGAGCAGAACCAAAATACGACTAACGTCGCTTCCACGTCGGCTGACGCTTCTTCTGAAAAGAAAGACGGTGAAGCTACTCATCAACCCCAGAGCCAGGGTATTAACGTTGATGTCTCTTCTACTGCTGTCATCGGATCTGACAAGAAGCAAGCAAAGAATGACGATGACAATAACAATAACAATGACGTTACCACTCCTCTATCTTCTGCTCTGTCGTCCATCTTGACGCGTCCGCTTTCCCTTCCTGATAACCCTTTTGCCTCTTTACAAAAAAGTTTATCTGCTCTGCCTCCCACACCTTTTACGGCTACCACCCCTTCCTTCCAGACTCAGGTTGAGACTCAACCACCTTTGACCAACAACTTACCTCCGCCGATAACTTTGCCTACTCACATCCCGCCGCCTCCCGAATACCCCATCAAACTCAGCCCTGAAACCCTTCGCTTGCAAATCAATATCGTACTCGACTCACTCCTCAAACTCAACAACAATAACTGGATCGCCCATTCTTGCCTCATTGCTCAATCTATCGACCGACTCCGTCTTTCTCTCGAGGATGACCTGGGCGTCGCGGAGGAGTGTGAGGGCCAGAGCAAAGAATTCGAACGCGTCCTTACAGGAAGGGGGTATACCATATCAAAGATTGATGCGTTTGTGATCAAAGTGCTGAATGTGTTGGATGGGATCGCGGCTGCCGAAGAAACTAagaaagagggagaggaaggggagggGGAAAGAAGTACACAGGCTCTGGCGGAAAAGCTGCAAAAGCTGTTGGAACCGTTCCCTGTACAGACAAAAGAGACGATGGAGAGTGCGGGAAAGATGATGGAGTATCTCAGACGAGGAAAAGAGTTTCAGGAGAAAAAGCGGCTGGATTGGGAACGACGTGTGAAAGTAATGGAGGGAATGGCCAAGGTTGGCGATGTCGTTGGTGGGGTGGTGAGGTATCTTTTGACAGAAGCATAA
- a CDS encoding uncharacterized protein (Similar to TIGR gene model, XM_568645.1) yields MSAATPAASIPTPPTPVAAPIPSEDQIARKCNYSLNPYVLPGTKVLPSNRP; encoded by the exons ATGTCCGCCGCCACCCCCGCCGCTTCCATCCCCACCCCCCCCACCCCCGTCGCTGCCCCCATCCCCAGCGAGGACCAGATCGCCAGGAAG TGCAACTACTCTCTGAACCCCTACGTCCTCCCCGGTACCAAAGTCCTCCCTTCTAACCGACCATAA
- a CDS encoding Hypothetical protein (Similar to SGTC gene model, INSD accession EAL17331.1; CNBN1580), whose translation MPLVALQHDSLSTLPVPNSTETWNTFVTRSPNTVPNSFLGIHELFHLAVGLICGGQVISVCIDPNDGGATHIMGLMRQTPRIPRHPYAMPTTFAQAFWSASAVLTLGAGYFGSSVVGFLFVFCGFDIVASKACALVIHIAMLVPVLRADHWIAFASIIACEIILIGLWFGDHGNALRFYVIFVGMMNLFYVVWDYVDERLFDKRNTSDCAQFSELLGWPTSCKSYPTALSQIFHPSASFKMERVYLPMWEQKGRARREAYH comes from the exons ATGCCTCTGGTGGCACTCCAACATGACAGTCTCTCAACACTGCCAGTACCTAACTCAACTGAAACTTGGAACACCTTTGTAACAAGGAGCCCAAACACAGTTCCAAACTCTTTCC TCGGGATCCACGAACTCTTCCATCTCGCTGTCGGCCTCATCTGTGGGGGTCAAGTCATCAGTGTCTGTATCGATCCCAACGACGGGGGTGCAACCCATATCATGGGCCTCATGCGGCAGACACCGAGGATACCAAGGCATCCGTATGCGATGCCGACGACGTTTGCACAAGCGTTTTGGAGTGCATCGGCGGTGTTGACGTTGGGTGCGGGGTATTTCGGGTCGTCGGTCGTTGGGTTCTTGTTTGTG TTTTGTGGAT TCGATATCGTCGCTTCCAAAGCCTGTGCGTTGGTCATACACATTGCCATGCTCGTTCCCGTTCTCAGAGCAGATCACTGGAT TGCATTTGCAAGTATCATTGCTTGTGAAATTATTTTGATCGGATTATGGTTTGGCGATCATGGAAAT GCCTTACGTTTCTATG TGATATTTGTCGGTATGATGAACCTATTCTACGTAGTTTGGGATTACGTCGATGAACGACTATTCGATAAGCGCAATACATCAGACTGTGCCCAATTTTCCGAATTACTAGGGTGGCCTACCAGTTGTAAGTCTTATCCAACAGCCTTAAGTCAGatcttccatccttctGCCTCTTTCAAGATGGAGCGAGTATACCTGCCAATGTGGGAGCAAAAAGGGAGAGCGAGGAGGGAGGCTTATCATTAG